A part of Kitasatospora acidiphila genomic DNA contains:
- a CDS encoding ABC transporter substrate-binding protein, which produces MGGRVVGGPSRRGFLRGLGAAALAAGGAGTLAACGGSSGGGAVTGGSGEPSGSITVWSWKNPAAELRALIPAFNAVHPKVQVNVQDIGNPAIWDKITIAMEAGGQGLADLLHIGVDYLPSYIEKFPGGLADLSQLGANQYSSAFAPGLWQTVSRGSKVYALPWEANAAGFFVRADLFKKAGVDPSSLLTWDDVIVAGKKVKAATGTALFAVDKSASQADSANLFQLLMQLQGAFYFNLDGKITLNSPEAVRALTLIKEMDDAGLLADVQGSPGTTGYDTAVKSGKVAVCPDPAWYGGYLEALAPDLKGDWQLILPPAVTPGGSRSAIVNSTHLAVSGTSKNQRAAFAFAEFALTRPDSQVSIFKAKGIFPALLKAYDDPVFHQSDPYFGGQKYAEVFVEELSKPSTPTNYTSDYARALKAVDDAQTKVLLQGAAPAAVLKAAASQLAQQTRRSQA; this is translated from the coding sequence ATGGGTGGCAGAGTCGTGGGCGGACCGAGTCGGCGCGGATTTCTGAGGGGGCTGGGCGCCGCGGCACTGGCCGCCGGTGGCGCCGGGACGCTGGCCGCGTGCGGCGGCTCGAGCGGCGGCGGCGCGGTGACGGGCGGCTCGGGCGAGCCGTCGGGGTCGATCACGGTCTGGAGCTGGAAGAACCCGGCCGCCGAACTCAGGGCGCTGATACCGGCGTTCAACGCCGTTCACCCCAAGGTCCAGGTCAACGTCCAGGACATCGGCAACCCGGCGATCTGGGACAAGATCACCATTGCCATGGAGGCCGGCGGCCAGGGGCTGGCCGATCTGCTGCACATCGGCGTGGACTATCTGCCGAGCTACATCGAGAAGTTCCCGGGCGGCCTGGCCGATCTGAGCCAACTGGGCGCGAACCAGTACTCCTCCGCCTTCGCCCCGGGCCTGTGGCAGACCGTCTCCCGGGGCAGCAAGGTCTACGCGCTGCCCTGGGAGGCGAACGCCGCCGGCTTCTTCGTCCGGGCCGACCTGTTCAAGAAGGCCGGCGTGGACCCGAGTTCGCTGCTGACCTGGGACGATGTCATCGTCGCCGGCAAGAAGGTCAAGGCCGCCACCGGCACCGCGCTGTTCGCGGTCGACAAGTCCGCCTCCCAGGCCGACTCCGCCAACCTGTTCCAGCTGCTGATGCAGCTCCAGGGTGCCTTCTACTTCAACCTGGACGGCAAGATCACCCTCAACTCCCCGGAAGCCGTGCGGGCGTTGACGCTGATCAAGGAGATGGACGACGCCGGGCTGCTGGCCGATGTGCAGGGCTCCCCCGGAACCACCGGCTACGACACCGCTGTGAAGTCCGGCAAGGTGGCCGTCTGCCCCGACCCCGCCTGGTACGGCGGCTACCTGGAGGCCCTGGCTCCCGACCTCAAGGGCGACTGGCAGCTGATCCTGCCGCCGGCCGTCACCCCGGGCGGGTCCCGGTCCGCCATCGTCAACTCGACGCATCTGGCGGTCTCCGGCACCAGCAAGAACCAGCGCGCCGCCTTCGCCTTCGCCGAGTTCGCGCTCACCCGGCCGGACTCGCAGGTGTCGATCTTCAAGGCCAAGGGCATCTTCCCGGCCCTGCTCAAGGCCTACGACGACCCGGTCTTCCACCAGAGCGACCCGTACTTCGGCGGCCAGAAGTACGCCGAGGTCTTCGTCGAGGAGCTCTCCAAGCCCTCGACGCCCACCAACTACACCTCCGACTACGCCCGGGCGCTCAAGGCCGTGGACGATGCGCAGACCAAGGTGCTGCTGCAGGGCGCCGCCCCGGCCGCCGTCCTCAAGGCCGCCGCCTCCCAGCTGGCCCAGCAGACCCGCAGGTCGCAGGCATGA
- a CDS encoding ATP-binding protein: MSHDPLPAPVEFHVTDQNSDALRQARAKVALVVAQWRLPLSQQALSDLKLCTSEVIANALEHASGECWVRVFWTGEHVEVQVRDCSARLPNPCDVDEDAESGRGLSLVAALARSWGWEPRGRGKVVFFSIGPDETPDRRLGVLLGLAALPTETSSVVMPGAQVPTGLKGVLA, translated from the coding sequence GTGTCTCATGACCCGCTTCCCGCCCCCGTCGAGTTCCACGTCACGGACCAGAACAGCGATGCCCTGCGGCAGGCTCGGGCCAAGGTTGCGCTCGTCGTAGCGCAGTGGAGGCTGCCCCTGTCGCAGCAGGCCCTCTCTGACCTCAAGCTCTGCACCAGCGAGGTGATTGCCAACGCCTTGGAGCACGCCAGTGGGGAGTGCTGGGTCAGGGTCTTCTGGACAGGGGAACACGTGGAAGTCCAGGTCCGAGACTGCTCCGCCCGTCTCCCCAATCCGTGCGATGTCGATGAGGACGCAGAATCGGGGCGCGGACTGTCCCTTGTAGCGGCGCTCGCGCGTTCCTGGGGGTGGGAGCCAAGGGGACGCGGCAAGGTCGTCTTCTTCAGCATCGGACCGGACGAAACGCCGGATCGCCGGCTTGGAGTGCTCCTTGGTCTGGCTGCCCTGCCGACGGAGACGTCTTCGGTGGTGATGCCGGGAGCTCAGGTCCCGACCGGCCTGAAGGGCGTACTGGCGTGA
- a CDS encoding DinB family protein gives MIESAVKADLRLYLQDARDALLLKLEGLSEYDIRRPLTPTGTNLLGLVKHVTSAEAVYLGDSFGRPFAAPGLWVAGAAEANADFWARPDESREELVGRYRAVWAHADATIAELPLDALGTVPWGARLQLPLHRILIHVIVETQRHAGQADIVRELVDGAVGLRAVDDNMPERDGTWWQEYRGRVERAAREAALQW, from the coding sequence ATGATCGAATCAGCTGTGAAGGCCGACCTTCGGCTCTACCTCCAAGACGCCCGCGACGCACTGCTGCTGAAGCTGGAGGGCCTGTCGGAGTACGACATCCGGCGGCCGCTGACGCCCACCGGCACCAACCTGCTGGGCCTGGTCAAGCATGTGACCAGCGCCGAGGCGGTCTACCTCGGTGACAGCTTCGGGCGGCCGTTCGCCGCGCCGGGGCTGTGGGTGGCGGGCGCGGCCGAGGCCAACGCGGACTTCTGGGCGCGCCCCGACGAGTCCCGGGAGGAGCTCGTCGGCCGCTACCGCGCGGTGTGGGCCCACGCCGACGCCACCATCGCAGAGCTGCCACTGGACGCGCTCGGCACCGTGCCCTGGGGGGCCAGGCTGCAACTGCCGCTCCATCGCATCCTGATCCATGTGATCGTCGAGACCCAGCGCCATGCCGGCCAGGCCGACATCGTGCGCGAACTTGTCGACGGCGCCGTCGGCTTGCGCGCCGTCGACGACAACATGCCGGAACGGGACGGGACTTGGTGGCAGGAGTACCGGGGCCGCGTGGAGCGGGCGGCGCGCGAGGCGGCATTGCAGTGGTAA
- a CDS encoding PadR family transcriptional regulator, with protein MPYSRIRLLGGGEQMAKRKVSNPLALAVLGLLQEQPMHPYEMASTLRERHKDSSFKVNSGSLYDTVEALVRHGWIEPVETARDGRRPERTVYATTELGHSEFIQWIDELLRVPVAEYPKFMAAVSYLGALGPARAAEALAERAGHLAQRIEETNTVLADTVGSGAVPRLFMIEVECALHAWEAELAWTRQTIAEIRDGSLSWPQVERTEQGWTWSAPTDGKGNT; from the coding sequence ATGCCGTATAGTCGGATCCGACTATTAGGGGGCGGCGAACAGATGGCGAAGCGGAAGGTATCCAACCCACTCGCGTTGGCCGTGCTGGGGCTGCTGCAAGAACAGCCGATGCACCCGTATGAGATGGCGTCCACCCTGCGGGAGCGGCACAAGGACAGCAGCTTCAAGGTCAACTCCGGGTCGCTGTACGACACGGTCGAGGCATTGGTCCGGCACGGCTGGATCGAGCCGGTCGAGACCGCGCGCGATGGCCGGCGGCCGGAGCGAACGGTGTACGCGACAACCGAGCTGGGCCACAGCGAGTTCATCCAGTGGATCGATGAACTCCTCCGCGTGCCCGTCGCTGAGTACCCGAAGTTCATGGCCGCAGTGTCCTACCTCGGCGCACTCGGTCCGGCCCGGGCGGCGGAGGCACTGGCCGAACGGGCGGGACATCTGGCCCAGCGGATCGAGGAGACGAACACAGTCCTGGCCGACACGGTCGGCTCCGGCGCGGTTCCCCGGTTGTTCATGATCGAAGTCGAGTGCGCGTTGCACGCCTGGGAGGCCGAGCTGGCCTGGACGCGGCAGACCATCGCCGAGATCCGCGACGGCAGCCTTTCCTGGCCCCAGGTCGAGCGAACCGAGCAGGGATGGACCTGGTCCGCCCCCACAGACGGGAAGGGAAACACCTGA
- a CDS encoding carbohydrate ABC transporter permease, which translates to MSLAVRERAKERGKRPARPAGTARRTGGGTARLAPYLFILPALALFAAFRLYPIGWSFVLSLYHTEGMTQTWTGLGNYQRLIHDPLFWKALGNTGLILVVQVPVMLCLALGLSVALNSALLRWKPLFRLGFFLPVVTGLVTYGLMMGALLNQDSGAVNWLLSLVGLPEVHWLTDPFWAKVSVMLALTWHYTGYNAVIYLARLQGIPDEHYEAAAVDGAGAWRRFWHITLPGLRPALLLTVVLSTIGTLQLFDEPFIMTGGGPDNATTTIGVYLYQTGFRYFDFGYASAIGYALVLIISVFGLIQVKLAKEED; encoded by the coding sequence ATGAGCCTGGCCGTCAGGGAGCGGGCCAAGGAGCGCGGCAAGAGACCCGCCCGGCCGGCCGGCACCGCACGCCGCACCGGCGGGGGCACCGCCCGGCTGGCTCCCTACCTCTTCATCCTGCCCGCACTGGCCCTGTTCGCCGCGTTCCGGCTCTACCCGATCGGCTGGTCCTTCGTCCTCAGTCTTTACCACACCGAGGGGATGACACAGACCTGGACCGGACTGGGCAACTACCAACGGCTGATCCACGATCCGCTGTTCTGGAAGGCCCTGGGCAACACCGGGCTGATCCTGGTGGTGCAGGTGCCGGTGATGCTCTGCCTGGCGCTCGGCCTCTCGGTGGCGCTCAACTCCGCGCTGCTGCGCTGGAAGCCGCTGTTCCGCCTGGGCTTCTTCCTGCCGGTGGTGACCGGCCTGGTCACCTACGGCCTGATGATGGGCGCGCTGCTCAACCAGGACTCCGGGGCGGTGAACTGGCTGCTGAGCCTGGTCGGACTGCCCGAAGTGCACTGGCTGACCGATCCGTTCTGGGCCAAGGTCTCGGTGATGCTGGCGCTCACCTGGCACTACACCGGCTACAACGCGGTGATCTACCTGGCCCGGCTGCAGGGCATCCCGGACGAGCACTACGAGGCCGCCGCGGTGGACGGCGCGGGCGCCTGGCGCCGGTTCTGGCACATCACCCTGCCCGGTCTGCGCCCGGCCCTGCTGCTCACCGTGGTGCTCTCCACCATCGGCACCCTGCAGTTGTTCGACGAGCCGTTCATCATGACCGGCGGCGGCCCGGACAACGCGACCACCACGATCGGCGTCTACCTGTACCAGACCGGGTTCCGGTACTTCGACTTCGGCTATGCCTCGGCGATCGGCTACGCGCTGGTGCTGATCATCTCGGTCTTCGGCCTGATCCAGGTCAAGTTGGCCAAGGAGGAGGACTGA
- a CDS encoding FAD-dependent monooxygenase, translating into MTEALIVGAGPAGLLLACELRTAGVDTVVVERHAQRPDFCRGFNLNARALDLLARRGLAERLIGEGWQVPHAAFSGLPVTLTLAGAHTDHPYSLGIPQTKVEDILEAHAVDLGADIRRGHELRALEQDSESVTATVTTGAGEYRVRAAYLIGCDGGRSTVRKQAGIDFPGTEATRFSLLGDVELADPEALPFGATTGPGGTVFVIPRPGYVRLITTDRNPPEDKDTPVTLGLLQTAVDDALGRHVELRAARWLTRFGNAARQASEYVRGRVILAGDAAHIHPPAGAIGVNVALDDAFNLGWKLAATVRGTAPAHLLDSYHTERHTAGAHVLANTRAQVLLGEADDRLGPLTDLLTRVASHPAGNRALVETITGLDTRYEMPPDSDHPWLGRLAPDLALTTGDGRTSLAGLLASGRAVLLDLTGGTTVRESAAGWADRVDIVTATCPDHPELRAILLRPDGHTAWLRTAGPDHADGLHQALQHWHGPAAPSDAASVGTSH; encoded by the coding sequence ATGACCGAGGCGCTGATCGTCGGAGCCGGCCCGGCCGGGCTGTTACTCGCCTGCGAGCTCCGAACTGCCGGCGTCGACACGGTCGTTGTCGAACGCCACGCGCAGCGGCCGGACTTCTGCCGGGGCTTCAACCTCAATGCCCGCGCCCTGGACCTGCTGGCGCGGCGCGGTCTCGCCGAGAGGCTCATCGGAGAGGGCTGGCAGGTGCCACACGCCGCGTTCTCCGGTCTACCGGTCACACTTACCCTCGCGGGCGCGCACACCGACCACCCGTACTCGCTGGGCATCCCGCAAACCAAGGTCGAGGACATACTCGAGGCGCACGCCGTCGACCTGGGAGCCGACATCCGGCGCGGACACGAACTACGCGCCCTGGAACAGGATTCCGAGTCTGTCACCGCCACTGTCACCACCGGCGCCGGTGAGTATCGCGTCCGGGCCGCGTACCTGATCGGTTGCGACGGCGGCCGCAGCACCGTCCGCAAGCAGGCCGGCATCGACTTCCCCGGCACCGAGGCGACCCGCTTCTCCCTGCTCGGTGACGTCGAGCTCGCCGACCCCGAGGCGTTGCCGTTCGGCGCGACCACCGGCCCCGGCGGGACCGTGTTCGTCATCCCGCGCCCCGGCTACGTGAGGCTCATCACCACCGATCGGAATCCCCCCGAGGACAAGGACACCCCGGTCACCCTGGGCCTTCTCCAGACCGCGGTGGACGACGCGCTCGGCCGCCATGTCGAGCTGCGCGCCGCGCGCTGGCTGACCCGGTTCGGCAACGCGGCCCGGCAGGCGTCCGAGTACGTCCGGGGCAGGGTCATCCTGGCCGGGGATGCCGCGCACATCCACCCGCCGGCCGGGGCGATCGGCGTCAACGTCGCCCTGGACGACGCGTTCAACCTCGGCTGGAAGCTCGCCGCCACCGTGCGCGGCACCGCGCCGGCACACCTGCTCGACAGCTACCACACCGAACGGCACACCGCCGGCGCGCACGTGCTGGCCAACACCCGGGCGCAGGTGCTGCTCGGCGAAGCCGACGATCGGCTCGGGCCGCTCACCGACCTGCTCACCCGCGTCGCCAGCCACCCTGCGGGCAACCGGGCACTCGTGGAGACCATCACCGGGCTGGACACCCGTTACGAGATGCCCCCCGATTCCGACCACCCCTGGCTGGGCCGGCTGGCGCCCGACCTCGCCCTGACCACGGGCGACGGGCGTACGAGCCTGGCCGGGTTGCTCGCCTCGGGACGCGCCGTGCTGCTCGACCTGACCGGAGGAACCACCGTCCGCGAGTCGGCCGCAGGATGGGCGGACCGAGTGGACATCGTCACCGCGACCTGCCCCGACCACCCCGAACTCCGCGCCATCCTCCTACGCCCGGACGGTCACACCGCCTGGCTGCGCACCGCCGGTCCCGACCATGCCGACGGTCTCCACCAGGCGCTGCAACACTGGCACGGCCCGGCAGCACCATCCGACGCCGCGTCTGTGGGAACGTCCCACTAG